The following coding sequences lie in one Arabidopsis thaliana chromosome 3, partial sequence genomic window:
- the MYB84 gene encoding myb domain protein 84 (myb domain protein 84 (MYB84); CONTAINS InterPro DOMAIN/s: SANT, DNA-binding (InterPro:IPR001005), Homeodomain-like (InterPro:IPR009057), Myb, DNA-binding (InterPro:IPR014778), HTH transcriptional regulator, Myb-type, DNA-binding (InterPro:IPR017930), Homeodomain-related (InterPro:IPR012287), Myb transcription factor (InterPro:IPR015495); BEST Arabidopsis thaliana protein match is: myb domain protein 68 (TAIR:AT5G65790.1); Has 8670 Blast hits to 8092 proteins in 466 species: Archae - 0; Bacteria - 0; Metazoa - 690; Fungi - 404; Plants - 5917; Viruses - 3; Other Eukaryotes - 1656 (source: NCBI BLink).) gives MGRAPCCDKANVKKGPWSPEEDAKLKSYIENSGTGGNWIALPQKIGLKRCGKSCRLRWLNYLRPNIKHGGFSEEEENIICSLYLTIGSRWSIIAAQLPGRTDNDIKNYWNTRLKKKLINKQRKELQEACMEQQEMMVMMKRQHQQQQIQTSFMMRQDQTMFTWPLHHHNVQVPALFMNQTNSFCDQEDVKPVLIKNMVKIEDQELEKTNPHHHQDSMTNAFDHLSFSQLLLDPNHNHLGSGEGFSMNSILSANTNSPLLNTSNDNQWFGNFQAETVNLFSGASTSTSADQSTISWEDISSLVYSDSKQFF, from the exons ATGGGAAGAGCACCGTGTTGTGACAAAGCAAACGTGAAGAAAGGGCCTTGGTCTCCTGAGGAAGATGCAAAACTCAAATCTTACATTGAAAATAGTGGCACCGGAGGCAATTGGATCGCTTTGCCTCAAAAGATTg GTTTAAAGAGATGTGGAAAGAGTTGCAGGCTGAGGTGGCTTAACTATCTTAgaccaaacatcaaacatgGTGGCTTctctgaggaagaagaaaacatcatTTGTAGCCTTTACCTTACAATTGGTAGCAG GTGGTCTATAATCGCTGCTCAATTGCCGGGACGAACAGACAACGATATAAAAAACTATTGGAACACGAGGCTCAAGAAGAAACTCATTAACAAACAACGCAAGGAGCTTCAAGAAGCTTGTATGGAGCAGCAAgagatgatggtgatgatgaagagacaacaccaacaacaacaaatccaaACTTCTTTTATGATGAGACAAGACCAAACAATGTTCACATGGCCACTACATCATCATAATGTTCAAGTTCCAGCTCTTTTCATGAATCAAACCAACTCGTTTTGCGACCAAGAAGATGTTAAGCCAGTGCTCATCAAGAACATGGTCAAGATCGAAGATCAAGAACTGGAGAAAACAAaccctcatcatcatcaagattcaATGACAAACGCTTTtgatcatctctctttctctcaactCTTGTTAGATCCTAATCATAACCACTTAGGATCAGGCGAGGGTTTCTCCATGAACTCTATCTTGAGCGCCAACACAAACTCTCCATTGCTTAATACAAGTAATGATAATCAGTGGTTCGGGAATTTCCAGGCCGAAACCGTAAACTTGTTCTCAGGAGCCTCCACAAGTACTTCGGCAGATCAAAGCACTATAAGTTGGGAAGACATAAGCTCTCTTGTTTATTCTGATTCaaagcaatttttttaa